From Paenibacillus sp. PK3_47, the proteins below share one genomic window:
- a CDS encoding chitobiase/beta-hexosaminidase C-terminal domain-containing protein, translating to MVVVAAVAGGINAKADPQTWDSVADTNWYVSTNQTFKIKNEKELAGVAKLVNSGTVDGLDDKILEITRNMDLKDYQWIPIGTAEHPFKGTLITEGGSIKTISNMNVVSNLSYQGIVGNMVGGTVGGLTFDQTNSITVTGATYDIYAGAAVGKMSGSSIVFDITNNINISINASSYHAYAGGIVGMGEGMISNSINNGTVTTQGSADIGGIMGYGDTSGIIIKKVVNSASAAILAQGTGSDVLTAGGIVGHTAGHLSLSDEDTPITNHASVTIAGGSQVTAGGIAGKVDSTVVFSNMSTNNGAVTVNAPAAEGSAAGALVGATGTVVSPDVHITFVNTAPVVNNGNKNVYTGGIAGYTGSKFTWTNAYVNSQPITATGTQNVSTGGFVGHAAGGLVTSNAAAAAFENTGAITVNGGTQIYTGGIAGYDAGGNMSQVSSKGTLLVKGTADVYTGGIVGYEAGGTISSAVTGKTAADLLAVTSDGTIGGIAGYLEGTVNDSAAKYATLQVTSQGGVVGGIAGNAQGTMNGITAGDAASTDYSTLILKAVVAAPADGQDHITFGGLVGVNTKPLILNGGQAARISFLNEAGKSGYTIGGAAGKLTADAVIGTAAVPVEVQDIKVELLADKVSFGGGAGNNSAAEFNGHTNRIEINAAGASVKAGGMFGENHSAAADPYNHAENVIITSTGADHQLGGNTGLNDGQLVNATVTQLTIEAKGVRAEAGGIAGHSEGTADPANRAGIKSAVVNVPGNDPMITLSAVEAKAGAIVGSAITTDIQDPEVNAEDGAEMFIQVLAAKPAVGGLAGTLENSSITSDSKIVNLESTFILVQPAATDAYIGGIVGYNEASKLDRLTGTTISVTVNAPRATAGGFAGYNHGSSSGIIANSYISTLNLKANAGAVSSMIGGIVGLNAAQTIDPVLNPAVAVSTIQNTRAVGNVSAEAPTSIVGGMVGENRSLIANNSITDKITVISRGDSSIIGGLAGVNTASGTLYYTYSNSNLTIEGTGTHAGGLAGENAGAVLGSYVDIDVTGNAKGTASGSVFLGGLIGRNTAGTVEQSYASSNVKANNIYTIVGGLVGEHSGGTIKNSYVAKSVAAAKANSYVGGFIGRITNGKVSNVYSAADVTAGSGAYAGGFAGRYDNASKELIYKSYYIKDEALNINRDLPDFAEGNHRWLNVHVRLTTILSETLKDRTVFPGLSGWDFNGAWKYGSLNAVYQYPEVNRAANTGGEIGNDVNANINWYMKDKEAINFQITTEAELAGLAGIVNGTIAGVNKFDFADRTVTVMNPIHIQSKQWVPIGSAEENPFEGTFEGNNHLIDGLTLQPVYTYSGLFGVIGTKAVVQNVTLEPLSVAGNGYTGVLAGMNLGTVTNVDLKLLNGLKVSGGIVGGVIGSNSGPVTGLNLTLDGGSRIETIAEDGIAGGFIGENNVDLTPSAYGFNDKEGSIGSAADRAVVGGLIGVQNGDVTGLNFEVNSRYKISSTGMESVTGGIIGQFISGQAKDLTLTFADGSIEASGLDSVLGGIIGQSDAGNSISNVTVTGSGNGVQLTANGSVGGVVGAKEGKLGGRLLARTMETNSFDIDKASVQGVTLATTADSLKAVIGGVAGITTGTAINDVRADASIQAAGETISAGGVLGEGHNSILYNADASPEVQVAAKNVEVSAGGIAGIITADDMDRGYDFGKAYPLYSGIYIAKVHNGNITVTGTDNTADLFAGGLAGKNNNASIYSSEVATALNVTGGNTANAGGVAGYSNGIIVDTIVKSGLYADTSRVINAGGLIGWGLGGEIHYSKVISDSGQALKIGSALTLGQSVPATRAGGVVGLGDVIEITHTHTDIPVQITDTNQDNTIYAGGFAGLLGENDTRKGQIQTSYATGKLNVSGRLGSYVGGFAGSVDHFLITDAYASGDISNTGFDTRSGGFAASVERSGSISSSYALQNKISTIGVKSSTRSYNGGFAGYNDGTLSGVYANVPQISVNVAGNNVSTGALVGYNFRDGKISGSSYTTGMVTAGLSAVGRNAGAAAGAVKSDAVNPLLSGTWIIDYDTTFLNDLTDGTITVRTPLQLAGAVMFYNETGFNYYKLFNRTAEDKPELATILLGADIDLAGSTWTAFNSFKGVFDGQGHTVSGLSLNKAEQQYAGFIKENHGQILNVNFTAADISGAVNSGAAAGINHKDGVIRNVNVSGSVVGSAAAGGTAGVNQGTIEKASNDGVKLSGQGRIGGIAGRNAGVIHQAVSKGNIDAAATLAAGGIAGENSAEGTITESMSYGDLHVASAQAIAGGISGLNAGEIKNSYSAGAVSAEGTSTAWAGGIAGLVESGSITSSLNTGEVKAGVKGRILPMQAFFGGIAGQKSDRATISQSLFNRQMLKNNIAFYNLDGKAVAGNSSSAMGLLGTELTGPNLPAGLDAGIWQAQNTFYPLLLAFNGTDEGTLASAAVILDPQDLINRVSSAFKMSASGTLIWSADPSKAAVNGAAGTLKQGGSAVLKATAGGQSRSITVNAAALKYPEPAALAPVAKPVDTTFTDEIKVELTTEEPGGSIYYTLDGSNPTEASLLYSDALILKATTTIKAITIAEGKEYSPVTSRTWTLVTPPPSGGGGGGGGGGGGPIAPIATPAPVKEPAITAITSNATVNGDSEAPVAVAKNSKLKLTAPEGQTIYYTTDGSAPTVNSKKYTGEILITGDMTIKMITDKDDTVITIDYAVENAKFELKSNAGDIKYMAAYPNGLFKPNAAITRYETIAALAPLLDMEQVDVGNLFNDVTAENVELTSFFASAGIVEGYPNGGFGGQQGLTRAEFSKIMTTVLKLDTSNAGITKQSDLKGHWSEQYVNALSKAGYVQGFPDGTFKPNAQITRAQAVVLINRIAGTKKLNVTAVKFGDVPATHWAYQDIIAAVK from the coding sequence GTGGTGGTCGTTGCGGCAGTTGCCGGAGGGATTAACGCCAAGGCAGATCCGCAGACCTGGGACAGCGTGGCTGATACGAACTGGTATGTATCAACCAATCAGACCTTCAAAATTAAAAATGAAAAGGAACTTGCGGGGGTTGCCAAGCTGGTTAACAGCGGGACTGTAGACGGCCTGGATGACAAAATTCTGGAAATCACCCGAAATATGGACCTGAAGGACTATCAATGGATTCCTATCGGTACAGCCGAGCATCCTTTCAAGGGAACCTTGATCACAGAGGGTGGTTCAATCAAGACCATCTCGAATATGAACGTCGTTTCCAATTTGTCCTATCAGGGAATTGTAGGAAACATGGTTGGCGGTACAGTGGGCGGTCTGACGTTTGACCAGACCAACTCGATCACTGTCACCGGTGCAACCTATGATATCTATGCAGGAGCCGCAGTAGGGAAAATGAGCGGCAGCAGCATTGTTTTCGACATTACCAACAATATCAATATCAGTATCAATGCTTCTTCGTACCATGCCTATGCTGGCGGGATTGTCGGAATGGGCGAAGGAATGATCTCTAACTCTATTAATAATGGAACCGTTACAACCCAAGGCTCTGCGGATATCGGCGGAATTATGGGTTACGGTGATACCAGCGGCATCATCATCAAAAAAGTGGTGAACAGTGCCTCTGCCGCTATTCTTGCTCAAGGGACGGGCAGCGATGTTCTCACCGCAGGCGGGATTGTCGGTCATACTGCCGGACACCTCAGTCTGAGTGATGAGGATACACCGATTACCAACCATGCTTCTGTTACGATTGCTGGCGGCAGCCAGGTTACTGCAGGCGGGATTGCCGGTAAAGTAGACAGCACCGTAGTATTTTCTAACATGAGCACTAATAATGGTGCGGTTACGGTTAATGCCCCAGCGGCAGAAGGTTCGGCAGCCGGAGCACTTGTAGGGGCTACAGGTACGGTGGTCAGCCCGGATGTACACATTACATTTGTGAATACCGCTCCGGTTGTAAACAACGGTAACAAAAATGTATATACAGGAGGAATTGCCGGGTACACCGGAAGCAAATTCACCTGGACGAATGCTTACGTGAATTCTCAGCCGATTACAGCGACAGGTACACAGAATGTATCTACCGGCGGATTTGTCGGTCATGCTGCAGGCGGTCTGGTAACCAGCAATGCTGCAGCTGCAGCATTTGAGAATACAGGGGCTATTACTGTTAACGGGGGAACACAGATATATACTGGCGGTATCGCGGGTTATGATGCCGGCGGGAATATGAGCCAGGTATCCTCCAAAGGAACATTGCTTGTAAAAGGTACAGCAGATGTATACACCGGCGGTATCGTTGGATATGAAGCCGGCGGAACCATTTCATCAGCTGTAACTGGTAAAACGGCAGCAGATCTTCTCGCGGTAACCTCTGACGGGACAATCGGCGGAATTGCCGGTTATCTGGAAGGTACAGTGAATGATTCTGCAGCTAAATATGCAACACTTCAAGTGACTTCCCAAGGCGGGGTTGTCGGCGGGATTGCCGGTAACGCGCAAGGAACCATGAACGGCATCACTGCCGGGGATGCAGCCTCAACGGACTACAGCACATTAATTCTGAAAGCTGTGGTAGCTGCTCCTGCAGACGGTCAGGATCATATCACCTTCGGCGGACTTGTAGGTGTGAACACGAAACCTCTGATTCTGAACGGCGGCCAGGCTGCCCGGATCAGCTTCCTGAATGAAGCCGGCAAGAGCGGTTATACCATCGGGGGCGCAGCCGGAAAGCTTACTGCAGATGCTGTAATCGGCACTGCGGCCGTGCCTGTGGAAGTACAGGATATAAAGGTTGAACTGCTGGCCGACAAGGTAAGCTTCGGCGGCGGTGCAGGGAATAACTCGGCAGCCGAATTCAACGGTCACACAAACCGGATTGAAATCAACGCTGCAGGCGCATCAGTAAAAGCGGGCGGAATGTTCGGCGAGAACCATTCGGCAGCAGCTGATCCGTACAATCATGCTGAGAATGTAATCATCACCTCAACAGGTGCGGATCACCAGCTTGGCGGTAATACCGGTCTGAATGACGGACAACTGGTTAACGCTACCGTTACCCAGCTGACTATAGAAGCTAAAGGTGTACGTGCAGAAGCTGGCGGAATTGCCGGGCATTCGGAAGGAACAGCAGATCCGGCCAACCGGGCAGGTATAAAGTCGGCTGTGGTAAATGTTCCAGGCAACGACCCTATGATTACACTAAGCGCTGTGGAAGCCAAAGCAGGAGCGATCGTAGGATCTGCTATAACTACGGATATTCAAGATCCGGAAGTGAACGCGGAGGATGGAGCCGAAATGTTCATCCAGGTGCTGGCTGCTAAACCGGCAGTCGGCGGCCTGGCGGGTACTCTGGAGAACAGCAGCATTACGAGTGACAGCAAAATCGTCAATTTGGAGAGCACGTTCATTCTGGTTCAGCCAGCCGCCACGGATGCCTATATTGGCGGTATAGTAGGCTACAACGAAGCCTCCAAGCTTGACCGTCTGACAGGAACAACGATCAGCGTGACGGTTAATGCGCCGCGTGCTACTGCCGGCGGGTTTGCAGGCTATAACCATGGCAGCTCTTCCGGAATCATTGCAAACAGTTATATCAGTACTCTGAATTTGAAAGCGAACGCCGGAGCGGTATCATCAATGATTGGGGGCATTGTGGGCCTTAATGCAGCCCAGACCATTGATCCGGTATTGAATCCCGCTGTAGCGGTCAGCACGATTCAGAATACACGTGCGGTTGGTAATGTATCCGCAGAAGCCCCTACTTCAATCGTGGGCGGAATGGTCGGAGAAAACCGCAGTCTGATTGCCAATAACAGTATTACAGATAAAATCACGGTAATTTCCAGAGGAGATTCTTCCATCATCGGCGGGTTGGCCGGTGTGAATACTGCTTCAGGAACGCTCTATTATACGTATTCCAATTCCAACCTGACCATTGAGGGTACAGGTACCCATGCCGGCGGATTGGCCGGTGAAAATGCGGGTGCAGTTCTTGGCTCTTATGTAGATATTGATGTTACCGGTAATGCAAAAGGAACAGCAAGCGGTTCGGTCTTCCTGGGGGGACTGATCGGCAGAAATACGGCTGGTACAGTGGAGCAGTCCTACGCTTCCTCCAATGTTAAAGCCAACAACATCTACACCATCGTTGGGGGTCTGGTCGGAGAGCACTCCGGCGGAACAATCAAGAACTCTTATGTTGCGAAAAGTGTTGCAGCTGCCAAAGCTAATTCATACGTCGGAGGATTCATCGGCCGGATTACGAACGGTAAAGTAAGCAATGTATACTCAGCAGCAGATGTTACTGCGGGTTCGGGCGCATATGCCGGCGGTTTCGCCGGGCGTTATGATAACGCAAGTAAAGAACTGATCTACAAGTCCTACTATATTAAAGACGAAGCACTGAACATCAACCGCGATCTGCCTGATTTTGCTGAGGGCAATCACCGCTGGCTGAACGTGCATGTGCGGCTGACAACCATTCTGTCGGAAACACTTAAGGATAGAACGGTCTTCCCGGGATTATCGGGCTGGGACTTTAACGGAGCCTGGAAATACGGCTCGCTGAATGCGGTCTATCAATATCCTGAGGTAAACCGTGCAGCTAATACCGGCGGAGAAATCGGCAATGATGTTAATGCCAATATTAACTGGTATATGAAAGATAAAGAGGCTATCAACTTCCAGATTACTACGGAAGCAGAGCTTGCCGGTCTTGCTGGCATCGTCAACGGCACGATTGCCGGTGTTAACAAATTTGACTTTGCGGACAGAACGGTGACGGTCATGAATCCGATCCACATCCAGTCCAAACAGTGGGTACCCATCGGAAGCGCTGAAGAGAATCCTTTTGAAGGAACCTTTGAAGGAAACAATCATTTGATTGATGGCTTGACTCTGCAGCCAGTGTACACGTATTCCGGATTATTCGGAGTGATCGGAACAAAGGCTGTTGTACAGAACGTCACTCTGGAGCCACTTTCTGTGGCAGGTAACGGGTATACCGGGGTACTTGCGGGGATGAACCTGGGTACAGTTACTAATGTTGATCTTAAATTGCTAAACGGATTGAAAGTCAGCGGCGGGATTGTCGGCGGAGTGATCGGCAGCAACTCAGGGCCAGTTACCGGCTTGAATCTTACGCTGGATGGCGGAAGCCGGATTGAGACCATTGCTGAGGACGGTATTGCCGGAGGTTTTATCGGTGAGAACAACGTGGATCTTACTCCTTCGGCCTACGGGTTCAACGATAAGGAAGGCAGCATCGGCAGTGCAGCAGACCGTGCAGTTGTCGGTGGTCTTATCGGCGTACAGAACGGCGATGTGACAGGTCTGAACTTTGAAGTGAATTCCAGATACAAGATTTCCTCCACGGGTATGGAATCCGTTACCGGAGGAATAATCGGACAGTTTATTTCCGGTCAGGCAAAAGATCTTACACTGACTTTCGCAGATGGTTCGATTGAGGCAAGCGGCCTTGACTCCGTCCTCGGCGGAATCATTGGACAATCGGATGCCGGAAACAGCATCAGCAATGTTACAGTGACAGGCTCCGGCAACGGTGTTCAACTGACTGCTAACGGTTCTGTCGGTGGTGTTGTGGGAGCTAAAGAAGGCAAACTCGGCGGCAGACTGTTAGCCCGTACTATGGAGACTAACAGTTTTGATATCGATAAAGCCTCAGTTCAAGGCGTAACACTGGCGACTACAGCTGACAGCTTGAAGGCTGTTATCGGCGGAGTCGCGGGTATAACAACAGGGACAGCAATCAATGATGTCCGTGCAGATGCTTCTATCCAGGCAGCCGGAGAGACGATCTCAGCCGGTGGGGTACTGGGTGAAGGACACAATTCAATCCTCTATAATGCGGATGCGTCCCCTGAAGTTCAGGTGGCGGCGAAGAATGTTGAAGTATCTGCCGGCGGAATCGCCGGAATTATCACAGCGGACGATATGGATCGGGGCTATGACTTCGGAAAAGCTTATCCACTGTACAGCGGTATTTATATTGCCAAGGTTCATAACGGCAATATTACGGTAACAGGAACAGACAATACTGCTGATTTGTTTGCAGGCGGTCTGGCAGGCAAGAACAATAATGCTTCGATCTACAGCTCGGAGGTTGCAACTGCTCTGAATGTGACCGGCGGCAATACAGCGAATGCAGGCGGAGTTGCCGGGTACAGCAACGGTATTATTGTAGATACGATCGTGAAGAGCGGTCTGTACGCAGATACCAGCAGAGTCATTAATGCAGGGGGACTTATTGGCTGGGGACTCGGCGGTGAGATTCATTACAGTAAAGTTATTTCCGATTCCGGACAAGCTCTTAAAATCGGTTCGGCATTAACACTTGGACAATCTGTACCGGCAACACGTGCCGGCGGTGTAGTCGGCTTGGGGGATGTCATTGAAATTACACATACCCATACGGATATTCCGGTACAAATTACAGATACCAATCAGGATAACACAATCTATGCAGGCGGCTTTGCCGGACTTCTGGGTGAGAATGATACCCGCAAAGGACAAATTCAAACATCCTATGCAACAGGTAAACTGAATGTCAGCGGCAGACTGGGTTCCTATGTCGGCGGCTTCGCAGGCTCGGTGGATCATTTCCTGATCACGGATGCCTATGCTTCCGGTGACATCAGCAACACAGGCTTCGACACCCGCAGCGGCGGTTTTGCAGCATCGGTGGAGAGAAGCGGAAGCATCAGCAGCTCTTATGCACTGCAGAACAAGATTTCAACCATTGGAGTGAAGTCCTCCACCCGTTCTTACAACGGTGGATTTGCCGGCTATAATGACGGAACTTTGAGCGGCGTATATGCCAATGTTCCGCAAATTTCTGTTAATGTAGCAGGCAATAATGTCTCTACAGGCGCACTGGTCGGCTATAACTTCCGGGACGGTAAAATTTCCGGATCTTCTTATACGACAGGTATGGTAACGGCAGGACTGAGTGCTGTAGGCCGTAACGCAGGTGCGGCTGCAGGGGCTGTGAAGTCAGATGCGGTTAACCCGCTGCTCTCAGGTACATGGATTATCGATTATGACACCACATTCCTGAATGATCTGACTGACGGAACCATTACAGTACGGACACCACTGCAGCTTGCAGGCGCAGTCATGTTCTATAACGAGACAGGATTCAATTATTACAAGCTGTTCAACAGAACTGCTGAAGACAAACCGGAGCTGGCAACCATCCTGCTTGGAGCGGATATCGATCTGGCCGGAAGCACCTGGACCGCTTTCAACAGCTTCAAGGGAGTATTTGACGGCCAAGGGCATACGGTTAGCGGACTTTCACTGAATAAGGCAGAGCAGCAGTACGCCGGATTCATCAAAGAAAACCATGGTCAAATTCTGAATGTTAACTTTACCGCAGCAGATATTTCCGGCGCAGTAAATTCCGGTGCGGCTGCAGGGATCAACCACAAAGATGGAGTCATCCGCAACGTGAACGTCAGCGGTTCTGTAGTTGGCAGTGCTGCAGCAGGCGGAACTGCAGGTGTAAACCAAGGAACCATCGAGAAGGCTTCTAATGACGGGGTCAAGCTTTCCGGGCAAGGCCGCATTGGCGGAATTGCCGGACGCAACGCCGGAGTTATTCACCAAGCGGTATCCAAAGGCAATATTGACGCTGCCGCGACACTGGCAGCCGGCGGAATTGCCGGTGAGAACAGTGCGGAAGGTACGATCACCGAGTCAATGTCTTACGGCGATCTCCATGTGGCTTCGGCCCAGGCTATAGCCGGCGGGATCAGCGGTCTGAACGCAGGAGAGATCAAGAACAGCTATTCTGCCGGAGCAGTCTCCGCAGAAGGAACCTCTACAGCATGGGCGGGCGGTATCGCCGGTCTGGTCGAGAGCGGATCCATTACTTCTTCCCTGAATACCGGAGAAGTTAAAGCTGGAGTGAAAGGCAGAATTCTGCCGATGCAGGCCTTCTTCGGGGGGATTGCCGGACAGAAGTCTGACCGGGCAACGATCAGCCAATCCTTGTTCAACAGACAAATGCTGAAGAATAATATTGCCTTCTACAATCTGGACGGCAAAGCAGTAGCTGGCAACAGCAGCAGTGCAATGGGGCTTCTTGGTACAGAGCTTACCGGTCCGAATCTTCCAGCGGGTCTGGATGCCGGAATCTGGCAAGCGCAGAATACGTTCTATCCGCTACTTCTTGCTTTCAATGGCACCGATGAAGGAACGCTTGCTTCCGCGGCTGTAATCCTGGATCCGCAGGATCTGATTAACCGTGTAAGCTCAGCATTCAAAATGAGCGCCAGCGGAACGCTGATATGGAGTGCAGATCCGTCCAAGGCTGCAGTGAACGGTGCTGCAGGAACCTTAAAACAGGGTGGCAGCGCAGTACTGAAGGCAACAGCAGGAGGACAAAGCAGAAGTATTACAGTGAATGCAGCTGCCCTGAAATACCCTGAGCCGGCTGCCTTGGCACCAGTTGCCAAACCTGTTGATACAACCTTTACCGATGAAATTAAGGTTGAACTGACAACGGAAGAGCCGGGCGGCAGCATCTATTACACGCTGGACGGTTCAAATCCTACGGAAGCATCCCTGCTGTACAGCGATGCACTTATTCTAAAGGCTACTACGACGATTAAGGCTATCACTATAGCTGAAGGTAAAGAGTACAGTCCTGTAACAAGCCGTACCTGGACGCTGGTAACCCCTCCTCCTAGCGGCGGCGGCGGCGGCGGAGGCGGCGGCGGTGGCGGTCCAATCGCTCCTATCGCTACACCTGCTCCTGTCAAGGAACCGGCCATTACGGCGATCACCAGCAACGCGACTGTGAACGGCGACAGCGAAGCACCGGTTGCCGTTGCCAAGAACAGTAAGCTGAAGCTGACTGCACCGGAAGGGCAAACGATCTATTACACTACTGACGGCAGCGCACCGACGGTGAACAGCAAGAAGTATACCGGTGAAATTCTGATTACAGGCGATATGACCATCAAAATGATTACCGATAAGGACGATACGGTCATTACCATTGATTATGCTGTAGAGAATGCCAAGTTTGAACTGAAGAGCAATGCCGGTGACATTAAGTACATGGCGGCTTATCCTAACGGATTGTTCAAACCAAATGCGGCGATTACCCGATACGAAACAATTGCTGCACTGGCACCGCTTCTGGATATGGAGCAAGTAGATGTAGGAAACCTGTTCAATGATGTGACTGCCGAGAATGTGGAGCTGACTTCATTCTTTGCTTCCGCAGGCATTGTTGAAGGGTATCCGAACGGCGGATTTGGCGGACAGCAAGGTCTGACAAGAGCAGAGTTCTCCAAAATCATGACCACCGTACTGAAACTTGACACTTCCAATGCCGGAATTACCAAACAATCCGATCTGAAGGGCCATTGGTCGGAGCAATATGTTAACGCCTTGTCCAAGGCAGGTTATGTGCAAGGGTTCCCTGACGGTACGTTCAAACCAAATGCACAAATTACACGTGCACAAGCAGTAGTATTAATTAACCGGATTGCCGGTACCAAGAAATTGAATGTAACTGCAGTGAAGTTTGGTGATGTACCTGCTACCCACTGGGCTTATCAGGATATCATTGCTGCAGTGAAGTAA
- a CDS encoding MalY/PatB family protein, with product MKYDFDRVIDRSNTRSYKWDQSEKLFGNKNVLPLWVADMDFESPPAVQEALLRRVRSGIYGYSVTSESYRQAIVHWFRRRHDWEIKPEWITDSPGIVTSLSLSVELFTQPGDQVIVQTPVYYPFYDVILMNNRKVAENPLILKNGRYEMDYAQLEELMKGGAKLLLLCNPHNPGGRVWGREDLQRLGDLCVQYGVTVISDEIHCDLALPGHKHIPFASLSEEIADITLTTLAATKTFNLPGLQTSYIVAKNPQLKRRFDLKLKTLSLHMAHFLAPEAVEAAYNEGEEWLDGLVQYIAGNVEYAISYLEEQLPQVKVMRPEGTYLLWLDCRELGLDIDGLKRLMFQEAEVAFSEGSVFGTEGRGRLRINLACPRSLLAEGLQRFCRAAAAYTAVK from the coding sequence TTGAAATATGATTTTGACCGAGTAATTGACCGCAGTAATACCCGTTCTTACAAATGGGATCAATCAGAGAAGCTGTTTGGCAACAAGAATGTACTGCCGCTATGGGTGGCGGACATGGATTTTGAGAGTCCTCCGGCTGTACAGGAAGCGCTGCTGCGCCGGGTGCGCAGTGGGATTTATGGTTACAGTGTGACCAGCGAATCCTACAGACAAGCCATTGTCCATTGGTTCCGCAGACGTCATGACTGGGAGATTAAGCCGGAATGGATCACAGATTCCCCGGGAATCGTTACTTCCCTCAGCCTTTCGGTGGAGCTGTTCACACAGCCGGGAGATCAGGTTATTGTTCAGACGCCGGTGTACTATCCGTTCTATGATGTGATTCTTATGAATAACCGCAAGGTGGCGGAGAACCCGCTGATTCTGAAGAATGGCCGTTATGAGATGGATTATGCCCAGCTTGAAGAGCTGATGAAAGGCGGCGCCAAGCTGCTGCTGCTGTGCAACCCGCATAATCCGGGCGGCAGAGTCTGGGGCCGTGAGGACCTGCAGCGTCTGGGAGATTTATGCGTGCAGTACGGAGTGACTGTCATTTCGGATGAAATCCACTGCGATCTGGCACTGCCGGGACATAAACATATCCCGTTTGCCTCGTTGTCTGAGGAGATTGCCGATATTACACTGACTACGCTGGCAGCTACCAAGACCTTCAATCTGCCGGGCCTGCAGACCTCTTACATTGTAGCCAAAAATCCGCAGCTGAAGCGGAGGTTTGACCTCAAGCTGAAGACGCTGAGCCTGCATATGGCGCATTTTTTGGCACCGGAAGCGGTTGAGGCTGCTTATAATGAAGGCGAAGAGTGGCTGGACGGGCTTGTCCAGTACATCGCCGGAAATGTGGAGTATGCCATCAGCTATCTGGAAGAGCAGCTTCCACAGGTCAAAGTAATGCGTCCGGAAGGGACTTACCTGCTATGGCTGGATTGCCGCGAGCTGGGCCTTGACATTGACGGATTGAAACGCCTGATGTTCCAGGAGGCAGAAGTAGCCTTCAGTGAAGGCTCTGTCTTCGGAACTGAGGGAAGAGGCCGTTTGCGTATTAACCTGGCTTGCCCGAGATCGCTTCTGGCGGAAGGGCTGCAGCGGTTTTGCCGTGCGGCAGCAGCTTATACAGCAGTGAAATAA
- a CDS encoding response regulator, whose protein sequence is MIRAFLLDVNQKDLYKLAAMLEQSGKAAVVGMSCHPQSALNQIIELQPDVLFLDLQMQGLQGMYVAELVKQKLPAIQIVVITESKQHALWAFDQAIEDYVLKPLEEVRLGLSLERLRHGS, encoded by the coding sequence ATGATCAGAGCGTTTTTGTTGGATGTGAATCAGAAGGATCTCTATAAACTGGCTGCCATGCTGGAGCAGTCTGGAAAAGCCGCTGTGGTCGGAATGTCTTGCCATCCGCAGAGCGCTTTGAATCAGATCATCGAGCTCCAGCCGGATGTACTGTTTCTTGATCTTCAGATGCAGGGCCTGCAGGGCATGTATGTCGCTGAGCTGGTGAAGCAAAAGCTTCCGGCTATACAAATCGTGGTAATCACGGAGAGCAAGCAGCATGCCCTCTGGGCGTTTGATCAGGCTATTGAAGACTATGTTCTGAAGCCGCTGGAGGAAGTACGGCTCGGACTGTCGCTGGAACGGCTCCGCCATGGCAGCTGA
- a CDS encoding serine protease, with protein sequence MKRKLSVLCLILTLLSAAFLYSGTTNADTPAVNNAEQSFQLAENAMFYLRVLKSDGTASSTGTGIILSPGGTAATAYHVVKGAQRMEGVMADGTVISPIKVTKSDEVKDLAVLELPSPAAMKIKGNAYAYLKIRKEAVEHGEAVFALGYPLKNTSIITEGIVNTPAAEINGRSRILTSAQVASGMSGGPLLDAHGQLAGVISGSLRTMNNIHLIVNNDDLRSLLPAALK encoded by the coding sequence ATGAAAAGAAAACTGTCTGTTCTTTGCCTGATCTTAACCTTACTATCCGCTGCATTTCTCTATTCCGGCACAACCAATGCCGATACACCGGCCGTAAATAATGCCGAACAAAGCTTCCAGCTCGCCGAAAATGCAATGTTCTATCTTCGGGTGCTGAAGAGCGACGGAACGGCAAGTTCCACGGGTACAGGAATCATCCTGTCCCCGGGCGGAACTGCGGCAACGGCATATCATGTCGTAAAAGGTGCTCAGCGGATGGAGGGTGTCATGGCAGACGGAACGGTTATCAGTCCGATCAAGGTGACAAAATCCGATGAGGTTAAGGATCTCGCAGTGCTCGAGCTGCCATCGCCTGCCGCGATGAAAATAAAAGGTAATGCCTATGCCTATCTTAAGATACGCAAAGAAGCGGTAGAACATGGAGAAGCTGTGTTTGCACTGGGTTATCCTTTGAAGAACACCAGCATTATAACTGAGGGGATTGTTAATACACCTGCAGCGGAGATTAACGGCAGAAGCCGGATTCTAACCTCCGCACAGGTGGCAAGCGGAATGTCCGGCGGTCCGCTGCTGGATGCACACGGACAGCTTGCCGGTGTAATTTCCGGTTCCCTGCGGACCATGAACAATATTCATTTAATTGTGAATAATGATGATCTTCGCAGCCTGCTGCCGGCAGCACTTAAGTAA